The genomic window ctctctctcgttacagctccttttatacacgattgtcatgcgcagtcactaacgttttgctgtccagcgccatctgtcggacattttgtgaactttacttttttttgttctaataaaagcccatgtcattccaagtatgtgcgtcaatttttacctctctatctacattattccgtagtttattaagttttcaaatttatactgactttttgatcacccggtatatgtgctTGCGTCTAAGGCTACGGCGAATACAACACATGGTCATTCCTCTGAACACATTGCACATTTTTCACTTCCCCAGCGCACCGTAATGACGTCTGACAGCCACATTTTACCGCGAGCGCTAACTACCCAGACGGCGAGCGAGCTGAGCGCTCGAGATCACCTAGCCGCGTCCTGAACAGGCCTGCCGTACCGTAGTCACAGCGTGACTGCCTCGTAAAGGATAAGTCTCGCCTTTGAAAGTTTTGAAGAAGCCGACACTTCGTCTTCCGCACATAACTAATCCATTCGAAACTATGGTGCAAAGATGGACGCTTtgtaaaatcaaatggttcaagtggctctgagcactatgggacttaacatctatggtcatcagtcccctagaacttagaactacttaaacctaactaacctaaggacatcacacacatccatgcccaaggcaggattcgaacctgcgaccgtagcggtcgcgcggttgcagaccctagcgcctagaaccgctcgaccactctggccggcgaaattTTTGGTATTTCTGCATTTTTGTCCGAAACATAGCGTGGTCCATCCGTGTTCCTTTGTGGAGTGACATAATACTGCTCATCTGTATAAGTCTTTTACCAGGGGTAGACATAATTTTACCCGGTACAATACTCAAGTTTGTTACAAGCTGGATATTTAAGAGTCATACACTTGAAACATTTTCCGTAAATGAGAAAATTACAGTGTCGACGACAGTAATGAAATGTCACCGGCTCCCAGTGAAGTTCTTCTTTGTCTTGGCAGTAAATTATTGAGACTATTCAATTTAGTAGCTTTTTTCTGAAGATGATTTCAGCTACACTGGGAGAACCAAACAGCCAAAATTTACAGAATAGATCTTGGAGCGCCTGTCTAGCACGTGTACTCTGAGCGGTGCTAATAAAGTAACAACGGAAAGAGCGCTGGCGTCCCAATTTCCTAGGCCTCACGACTACTACAGTCGCAACGTTCAGAATGTTATTTACGAAGACTCTTTATTTTATGCGTGTGAAATTGCTTTCAGATGATTGTTTGTCAATTCAAGATTGAAGGCAAAAATAGAGCAGggaataaaaaacaagacaaatGGGGGATTACAGAACTTTCATGCACCAAGGGGTCTTTTAGTGGCTACTGCACCACGTGTTGCATTCGCATTGTGAaatttgctgcttgttgttgttgtggtcttcagtcctgagactggtttgatgcagctctccatgctaccatatcctgtgcaagcttcgtcatctcccagctcttactgcaacccacacccacatccttctgaatctgcttagtgtattcatctcttggtctccctctacgatttttaccctccacgccgccctccaatgctaaatttgtgatcccttgatgcctcagaacatgtcctactaaccggtcccttctttttgtcaagttgtgccacatactcctcttctccccaattctattcaatacttcatcattagttatgtgatctacccatctaatcttcagcaatctactgtagcaccacatttcaaaagcttctattctcttcttgtccaaaccatttatcgcccatgtttcacttccatacatggctacactccacacaaatactttcagaaatgacttcctgacacttaaatctatactcgatgttaacaaatttctcttcttcagagacgctttccttgccattgccagtctacattttctctttttcgaccatcatcagttcttttgctctccaaatagcaaaactcctttactactttaagtgtctcatttcctaatctaattccctcagcatcacccgacttcattcgaccacattgcattatcctcgttttgcttttgttgatgttcatcttatatcctccttacaagacactctccattccgtttaactgctcttccaagttctttgctgtctctgatagaattacaatgtcatcggcgaacctcaaagtttatatttcttctccatggattttaattcctactccgaatttttcttttgtttcctttagtgcttgctcaatatacagattgaataacatcggggagaggctacaacccggtctcactcccttcccaaccactgcttccctttcagaccccacgactcttataactgccatctggtttctgtacaaattgtaaatagcctttcgctccctgtattttacccctgccacctttagaatttgaaagagagtattccagtcaccattatcaaaagctttctctaagactacaaatgctagaaacgtaggtttgcctttccttaatctttcttctaagataagtcgtagggtcagtattgcctcacgtgttccaacatttctgcggaatccaaactgatcttcccggaggtcggcttctaccagtttttccattcgtctgtaaagaattcgcgttagtattttgcagccgtgacttattaaactgatagttcggtaattttcacatctgtcacacctgctttctttgggattggaattattatattcttcttgaagtctgagggtatttcgcctgtctcatacatcttgctcaccagatggtagagttttgtcaggactggctctcccaaggccgtcactagttctaatggcatgttgtctactcccggggctttgtttcgactcaggtctttcagtactctgtcaaactcttcatgcagtatcctatctcccatttcatcttcatctacatcctcttccatttccataatattgtcctccagtacatcgtccttgcatagaccctctatatactccttccacctttctgctttcccttctttgcttagaactgggtttccatctgagctcttgatattcatacaaatggctctcttttctccaaaggtctctttaattttcctgcaggcagtatgtatcttacccctagtgagataagcctttacatcattacatttgtcctctagccatccctgcttagccattttgcacttcctgtcgatctcatttttgagacgtctgtattccttttcacctgcttcatttactgcattttttattttctcctttcatcaattaagttcaatatttcttctgttacccaaggagttctactagccctcgtctttttacctacttgatcctctgtagccttcactacttcatccctcaaagctacccattcttcttctactgtacttctttcccccattcctgtcaattgttcccttatgctctccctgaaactttgtacaacctctggttctttcattttatccagttcccatctccttaaattcccacctttttgcagtttcttcagttttaatctacaggtcataagcaatagattgtggtcagagtccacatctgccactggaaatgtcttacaatttaaaacctggttcctaaatctctgtcttaccattatataatctatctgataccttctagtatctcgaggattcttccatgtatacaaccttctttcatgattcttgaaccaagtgttagctatgattaagttatgctgtgtgcaaaactctaccagaccgcttcctctttcatttcttagccccaatccatattcacctactacgtttccttctctcccttttcctactatcgaattccagtcacccatgactattaaattttcgtctcccttcactacctgaataatttctttcatctcatcatacatttcttcaatttcttcatcaactgcagagctagttggcatataaacttgtactgctgtagtaggcgtgggcttcgtgtctatcttggccacaataacgcgttcactatctgtttgtagtagctaacccgcactcctatttttttattcattattaaacctactcctgcattacccctatttgattttgtgtttataaccctgtattcacctgaccaaaagttttgttcctcctgccaccgaacttcactaattcccactatatctaactttagcctatacatttccctttttaaattttctaatctacctgcccggttaagggatctgacgttccacgctccgatctgtagaacgccagttttctttctcctgataacgacgtcctcttgagtagtccccgcccggagatccgaatgggggactattttacctccggaatattttacccaagaggacgccatcatcatttatccatagagtaaagctgcatgccctcgggaaaaattacggccgtagtttccccttgctttcagccattcgcagtaccagcacagcaaggccgttttggttaatgttgcaaggccaggtcagtcaatcatccagactgttgctcctgcaactattggaaaggctgctgtccctcttcaggaaccacacgtttgtctggcctctctatagatacccctccgtagtggttgcacctacggtacggccatctgtatcgctgaggcacgcaagcctcctcaccaacgggcaaggtcatggttcatggggaagtttTTGCTGCTTACCATCGATAATATTCGTTAGTGATCATTTAAATTTTCCAGagacattttttgatttaaaaaaattacttcagcGGTTCAGAAGACACGTACATAGCTTTGAAAGGTTGCGAATGGGACTCACTATCTGTGTAGACCACGACACTTTAAAATTGTGAACAGTTAATTATTGAGAGCACAAACGTTTAAGACAGCATAGCTATCGCACTTCAGAACTTATTTCCACAGTTTTTCCGTCTCTGAAGGTTTTGGCTGCAGACGCCGCTTTGACAGCCACCCCAATAACTTCAGTGCCCGTCCTGACTATTCTTACTTTGAATTTCAAGGTGAATTAACTGATATCCTGCATTTCAAGACACATACTCGTCATCCAGCATATAACacgaagaaaaatataaataaatgagaaAGAATAAATATTCTAGGTTTTTATAATCTCTATATTTACAAAGTATCAAACTGTACATCACATACAACAAAGAGCAAGCAACTGTTCTTAGCCACCAGTGGAAACTTTATTTTAGTTAAATGTCATTAAGACTTcaaatgatgaaaaataataatttatgttcAAACACTGCAAGAGTTACCTAGACTTAGAGAGTGCCTGTGCTGTATGCTGAAATATTCAGACTGAAATTACTAAACATGGACTAATCAGTTACATGATCACTTGAGTAGACTGAGGTAGTCAATGGATATGAAGAGTTGCATATCTTATGAGGGCCTTACAATATCTATAGGGCAGCACAAAGAAACGATATCTATACAAAGCTGTACATTGCTATAAAAAGTATAAAACGTTCTATACATAAACAATTACATCTATGACTATAATGAGATAGTGTTTAACACTATTCTCTTCCTGAAAACGTATTTCACAGAAGATAAAAATATCACATAGTCTCCAACAGTGAGAGGTAGAGCATTCTTCAGCCAAAGACAGAGAACAACATCCCAATGCAGTACTGCTCCACACTGTCGTAATTATTTCGTTCAGGACCTAGGAACATGGCTTAATCGTCATTGTAGGTGCACACAAGTCAGTATCTTGCCTATCCAGAAAATGGTGGTAGATATTGTCCATTTGGCCGAGGTGGTGGTGGAAGATAAGTGCGATCTGGCCTGGGTCCAGGAGTTGGAGCGGGTGGGGGTGCTGGGCACCCAAATGGTCCACGAGGCTGTCCTCCTggacatggtggtggtggtggtggtggtggtggcggcggcggcggcggcggcggtggtggcggtggtggtggtggagcaGGGCAACCATTAGGCCCTCGAGGGTATCCTCCTGGacatggaggtggtggtggtggtggtggcggcggcggcggtggcggtggcggtggtggtggtggtggtggtggtggaggtggaggtggaggtggtggtggaggtggaggtggaggtggtggtgcTGGAGCTGGACATCCAGATGGCCCACGTGGAGATCCATCAGGACAACGAGGAGGTGGTGGCGGGAGATAAGTTGgccgtggtggtggtgggggtggaggtggagggggtggaggtggaggtggacgtGGACAACCATTAGGCCCTCGAGGTGATCCATCTGggcatggaggaggaggtggaggtggaggaggtggtggtggtggtggtggtgggggtggtggtggaggtggtggtggaggaggaggagctggacaaCCATAGGGTCCACGAGGTGAACCATCTGGgcatggtggtggtggaggaggaggaggaggaggaggaggtggaggtggtggtggtggtggtggaggaggaggagctggacaaCCATAGGGTCCACGAGGTGAACCATCTGGgcatggtggtggaggtggtggtggaggaggaggaggaggaggtggaggtggtggtggtggtggtggtggtggtggtggaggaggaggaggagctggacaaCCATAGGGTCCACGAGGTGAACCATCTGGgcatggtggtggaggaggaggaggaggtggtggtggtggtggtggcggaggaggaggaggaggaggaggaggaggaggaggaggaggaggaggtggtggtggtggtggtggtggtggagctgGTGCTGGACAGCCAAATGGTCCACGTGGTGACCCATTAGGACATGGTGGTGGTGGCAGGTATGTTGGGcctggacgaggaggaggaggtggaggaggaggaggaggaggaggaggtggtggaggtggtggtggagcTGGACAACCGTTAGGTCCTCGGGGAGAGCCATCTGGGCatggaggtggtggtggaggtggtggaggtggtggcgggggtggtggtg from Schistocerca nitens isolate TAMUIC-IGC-003100 chromosome 5, iqSchNite1.1, whole genome shotgun sequence includes these protein-coding regions:
- the LOC126260447 gene encoding X-linked retinitis pigmentosa GTPase regulator-interacting protein 1-like, with the protein product MVVVEEEEEEEEVEVVVVVVEEEELDNHRVHEVNHLGMVVEVVVEEEEEEVEVVVVVVVVVVEEEEELDNHRVHEVNHLGMVVEEEEEVVVVVVAEEEEEEEEEEEEEEEVVVVVVVVELVLDSQMVHVVTH